In the Haliaeetus albicilla chromosome 7, bHalAlb1.1, whole genome shotgun sequence genome, one interval contains:
- the GINM1 gene encoding glycoprotein integral membrane protein 1 isoform X2, translating into MKQETIRVNVTMLKTSGEFHKGQVVFNITYVNGQVYLNDFPMKSRVAHVTCQTIILENGNSGNLPDQQRLGTVSVRIMVHEWPLASSSDLQLIVIQEEVTEIDGKQVQQEEVTEIDILVKDLRVLRHSNYTVPLKESMLYSIPRDNDVLFTLPNLAGKDTQDPLQTTSQYLIQQVETTVDEETLPGKLPETPLRIEPPSSYKVMCQWVEDLRKGLCRFWFRSLPVFFSLMEVIVVGVVGAALILKVLKVIFPSCENKGILLLDQVSFVPVITISLPSDLPDRKNNLDEKACT; encoded by the exons ATGAAACAA GAAACCATCAGAGTCAATGTTACGATGTTGAAAACCAGTGGAGAATTTCACAAAGGACAG GTTGTTTTTAATATCACCTATGTTAATGGACAGGTATATCTAAATGATTTTCCTATGAAAAGCAGAGTTGCCCACGTAACATGTCAAACAATAATAT TGGAGAACGGAAACTCGGGTAACTTACCAGATCAGCAGCGCCTGGGAACCGTCAGTGTTCGCATCATGGTTCACGAGTGGCCCTTGGCATCCAGTTCTGATTTGCAGCTGATTGTCATTCAGGAAGAAGTGACAGAAATTGATGgaaaacag GTTCAGCAGGAAGAAGTAACAGAAATAGATATTTTAGTAAAGGACCTGAGAGTACTTAGACATTCAAACTACACTGTCCCTTTGAAAGAGAGCATGCTGTATTCCATCCCCAGGGACAACGATGTGTTATTTACACTTCCCAACCTCGCAGGAAAAG atacTCAAGATCCACTGCAAACTACCAGTCAGTACCTCATCCAGCAAGTAGAAACTACAGTAGATGAAGAGACATTACCTGGCAAGTTACCAGAGACCCCTCTTAGGATAGAACCTCCATCTTCTTACAAG GTGATGTGCCAGTGGGTAGAAGACTTGAGAAAAGGGTTGTGCAGATTCTGGTTTCGATCTTTACCTGTCTTCTTTAGTTTGATGGAAGTCATTGTTGTTGGAGTTGTTGGAGCAGCTCTTATTCTCAAAGTCTTAAAGGTGATTTTCCCTTCCTGTGAAAACAA AGGCATCCTTCTCCTGGATCAAGTCAGCTTTGTACCTGTGATTACCATCAGCTTGCCTTCAGATCTTccagacaggaaaaataatttagatgAGAAAGCATGTACTTAA
- the GINM1 gene encoding glycoprotein integral membrane protein 1 isoform X1 translates to MEAALGGRELLLLLPLAAALLGPAAPLQLGQETIRVNVTMLKTSGEFHKGQVVFNITYVNGQVYLNDFPMKSRVAHVTCQTIILENGNSGNLPDQQRLGTVSVRIMVHEWPLASSSDLQLIVIQEEVTEIDGKQVQQEEVTEIDILVKDLRVLRHSNYTVPLKESMLYSIPRDNDVLFTLPNLAGKDTQDPLQTTSQYLIQQVETTVDEETLPGKLPETPLRIEPPSSYKVMCQWVEDLRKGLCRFWFRSLPVFFSLMEVIVVGVVGAALILKVLKVIFPSCENKGILLLDQVSFVPVITISLPSDLPDRKNNLDEKACT, encoded by the exons GAAACCATCAGAGTCAATGTTACGATGTTGAAAACCAGTGGAGAATTTCACAAAGGACAG GTTGTTTTTAATATCACCTATGTTAATGGACAGGTATATCTAAATGATTTTCCTATGAAAAGCAGAGTTGCCCACGTAACATGTCAAACAATAATAT TGGAGAACGGAAACTCGGGTAACTTACCAGATCAGCAGCGCCTGGGAACCGTCAGTGTTCGCATCATGGTTCACGAGTGGCCCTTGGCATCCAGTTCTGATTTGCAGCTGATTGTCATTCAGGAAGAAGTGACAGAAATTGATGgaaaacag GTTCAGCAGGAAGAAGTAACAGAAATAGATATTTTAGTAAAGGACCTGAGAGTACTTAGACATTCAAACTACACTGTCCCTTTGAAAGAGAGCATGCTGTATTCCATCCCCAGGGACAACGATGTGTTATTTACACTTCCCAACCTCGCAGGAAAAG atacTCAAGATCCACTGCAAACTACCAGTCAGTACCTCATCCAGCAAGTAGAAACTACAGTAGATGAAGAGACATTACCTGGCAAGTTACCAGAGACCCCTCTTAGGATAGAACCTCCATCTTCTTACAAG GTGATGTGCCAGTGGGTAGAAGACTTGAGAAAAGGGTTGTGCAGATTCTGGTTTCGATCTTTACCTGTCTTCTTTAGTTTGATGGAAGTCATTGTTGTTGGAGTTGTTGGAGCAGCTCTTATTCTCAAAGTCTTAAAGGTGATTTTCCCTTCCTGTGAAAACAA AGGCATCCTTCTCCTGGATCAAGTCAGCTTTGTACCTGTGATTACCATCAGCTTGCCTTCAGATCTTccagacaggaaaaataatttagatgAGAAAGCATGTACTTAA